The following are from one region of the Silene latifolia isolate original U9 population chromosome 9, ASM4854445v1, whole genome shotgun sequence genome:
- the LOC141602218 gene encoding uncharacterized protein LOC141602218 has protein sequence MSHDGSYQEPWEERMDDLTKRMAQMNYKIDQICNHTLRKKGKRHVESSDSDESHHSIPEPRRNNDDDRGLKLDIPEFEGELDAEKFLDWVRQAERVFEYKGYDEHKQFKVATLKMTKYASLWYENLKKQRRRERKSKIETWDKLKKHLQKRFVPRDYEQEQYLMLTSLSQGNLSVTDYIKEFERLIMVCDLEEREEMQIARFIKGLSPSLAQRVEVQNFLDFNDVCKLALKFEKQDKGKKPLVARDGSKGVNPFYKSSATSSFNKEAKKEEPKDKGKGVATDFKNMGARRCFKCQGYGHIANECPQKRALTLQELGEITPCFVVTNETEVNSVQNDEDEEHDEVHTHIVEPSYDTDKEMFVVRNLHIQSTPIEMEQREQIFHARCKVHGKTCNLIIDSGSCTNAVATELVDSFKLETRNHHKPYMLHWLNENSGIKVKKQALLSFVMGPYEDEVWCDVLPMSACHILLGRPWQFDREVVHEGRDNIYIVSKGKHRFHLKPLSPNKVKKKNENLFMNAKEFVEALEQGEQAYVLMVRDVEEGIGVHDETVQMLLNEFGDVFPEELPLGLPPKRGIEHQIDLIPGATLPNKPAYRCNPEEAKKLQRQVQELIDRGYVQESLSPCAVPALLVPKKDGTWRMCIDSRAVNNITIKYRFPILD, from the coding sequence atgtctcATGATGGTTCATATCAAGAACCATGGGAGGAACGTATGGATGACTTAACAAAACGAATGGCACAAATGAATTACAAGATTGATCAGATTTGTAATCATACTCTTAGAAAGAAGGGGAAAAGGCATGTTGAAAGTTCAGATTCCGATGAGAGCCATCATTCCATTCCTGAACCAAGGAGGAATAATGATGATGAtcgtggattaaaacttgatatcCCGGAGTTTGAAGGGGAACTTGATGCTGAAAAATTCCTAGATTGGGTGAGACAAGCAGAGAGAGTCTTTGAATATAAAGGCTATGATGAACACAAGCAATTCAAGGTTGCTACCTTGAAAATGACCAAGTATGCATCCTTGTGGTATGAGAACCTTAAGAAGCAAAGAAGGCGTGAAAGAAAGAGTAAGATTGAGACTTGGGATAAGTTGAAGAAGCACTTGCAAAAACGCTTCGTGCCAAGAGACTATGAACAAGAGCAGTACTTGATGCTTACATCTCTTTCTCAAGGTAATTTAAGTGTGACTGATTACATTAAGGAGTTTGAAAGACTAATTATGGTGTGTGACCTTGAGGAACGGGAGGAGATGCAAATTGCTCGATTCATTAAGGGTTTGAGTCCTTCATTGGCCCAACGAGTTGAAGTTCAGAATTTTCTTGATTTTAATGATGTGTGTAAGCTTGCTCTTAAGTTTGAAAAGCAGGACAAAGGAAAGAAACCCCTGGTTGCTCGTGATGGTTCTAAGGGTGTTAATCCTTTTTATAAGTCAAGCGCTACATCATCGTTCAATAAGGAAGCCAAAAAGGAAGAAcccaaagacaaaggcaaaggagTTGCTACTGATTTTAAAAATATGGGTGCTAGGAGATGCTTTAAGTGCCAAGGTTATGGACACATCGCTAACGAATGTCCCCAAAAGAGAGCGCTTACTCTTCAAGAGTTAGGTGAGATTACTCCATGTTTCGTGGTGACAAATGAGACGGAGGTCAATTCTGTCCAGAACGATGAAGATGAAGAACATGATGAGGTTCACACTCATATTGTCGAACCATCATATGACACTGATAAGGAGATGTTTGTGGTGAGAAACTTGCATATTCAATCCACACCGATTGAAATGGAGCAACGTGAGCAGATTTTCCATGCTCGTTGTAAGGTGCATGGTAAGACTTGCAATTTGATTATTGATAGTGGGTCTTGCACAAATGCGGTTGCTACTGAATTGGTGGATTCCTTTAAGCTTGAGACTCGTAATCACCATAAACCATACATGCTGCATTGGTTGAATGAAAACAGTGGGATTAAAGTCAAGAAACAAGCTTTGCTTTCATTTGTTATGGGTCCCTATGAAGATGAAGTATGGTGTGACGTGTTACCCATGAGTGCGTGTCATATTCTATTGGGACGACCATGGCAGTTTGATAGAGAAGTTGTTCATGAAGGAAGGGATAACATTTACATTGTTAGTAAGGGTAAACACAGATTCCACTTGAAACCCTTGTCACCTAACAAGGTAAAGAAGAAAAATGAGAATTTGTTTATGAATGCTAAAGAATTTGTTGAAGCATTAGAACAAGGGGAACAAGCTTATGTTCTTATGGTTCGAGATGTGGAAGAGGGAATTGGAGTTCATGACGAGACTGTCCAaatgttgttgaatgagtttggtGATGTGTTCCCGGAAGAGTTGCCACTTGGATTACCTCCTAAGCGTGGCATAGAACACCAAATTGATCTTATTCCAGGAGCTACACTTCCAAACAAACCAGCCTATCGATGCAATCCAGAAGAGGCTAAAAAGTTGCAAAGACAAGTGCAAGAATTGATTGATCGAGGCTATGTGCAAGAGAGTCTTAGTCCTTGTGCCGTACCTGCTCTTTTGGTACCCAAGAAGGATGGGacatggcgtatgtgtattgatagCCGAGCAGTGAACAATATTACAATCAAGTATCGCTTTCCTATCTTAGACTAG